From Bacillota bacterium:
TTCCGCTTCTTTGATATCACAGATTATTTCATTTACCTCAATGATATCTTTAACCAGTTCCCTGAATTTCTGGTGATTGGCCACCTCATCCTTAACCTTTTCCATCTCTGGGCCAGGCCGGACTTCCTGGCATAGGTTTTTCCGTTTACTTTTGTGGTCAAAAGATATCGAGGACCATGACCGGGATCATCCGGCTGTGCGCAGACGCAGTTAAGCTTGCCGCAGCGGCGATAGGTAGCGCTAATCGAGCCCCGCCGGAAGTCGCCAGTTCTGGATAACTCTTGGTAAAGCCGCTCCCGTTCCGCTTCCAGCCGTTCCTCCTCGAAAGACATAAGCCACCCTCTCGGATGTGTTAGTACCTCCAGAATAGCGCAAAAATAACAGCGGTAAATAATGAATCACATAATTGTCGTGCACCCTTCGTGACGATCGGGACGACTATGACTACTCCAGGTAGTCTTTGAGCTTCTTGGACCTAGACGGGTGACGCAGTTTTCTCAAGGCCTTTGCCTCAATCTGCCTTATCCTCTCCCTGGTCACTCCGAAGACCTGGCCCACCTCTTCCAAGGTACGGGCACGCCCGTCGTCCAGTCCAAAGCGTAGCCTAAGCACACGCTGTTCCCGCAGGGTAAGGCTGTCCAGGACCTCCTCCAGCTGCTCCTTCAATAGCATGAAGGAGGCCGCCTCTGCCGGAGCCGGGGCATCCTCATCCTCTATGAAGTCACCGAGATGGCTGTCCTCTTCCTCGCCTATCGGTGTCTCCAGGGATACGGGCTCCTGGGCTATCTTCATGATCTCCCGGACCCTCTCCACCGGGACATCCATCTCAGCGGCTATCTCCTCGGGCAACGGCTCCCTTCCCAGTTCCTGTAGGAGCTGGCGGGACACCCTGATGAGCTTGTTTATGGTTTCCACCATATGTACCGGTATCCTGATGGTCCGCGCTTGGTCCGCAATGGCCCTGGTTATAGCCTGGCG
This genomic window contains:
- a CDS encoding DUF6788 family protein, with amino-acid sequence MSFEEERLEAERERLYQELSRTGDFRRGSISATYRRCGKLNCVCAQPDDPGHGPRYLLTTKVNGKTYARKSGLAQRWKRLRMRWPITRNSGNWLKISLR